The genome window GGTGATTTTGTGATTGATATGAAATCTATTGAAAACGAAGATGTTCAGGATCCTGAGTATAATCAGAAACTTGTTGATCATTTGAAATCCGCAGATTTTTTCGAAGTAGAAATGTATCCGGTTTCACGTTTTGTTATTACTGGAGTAGAAAAGGTTGATGCCGGATCGGTTAAAGACAGCGAGTTTCGACCAACTCATAGGATAACCGGTAATCTTTCCATGAAAGATGTTACCCGTAGCATCACTTTTGATGCTGTAGTTTCAATGAAAGGGGATGAGGTTATAGCCTATACGCCTCAGTTTGTAATCGACAGATCGGAATGGAACATAAAATATGGGTCCAGAAAATTCTTCGACAATTTGAAAGACAACTTCATATACGATGAAATAGGTTTGAAGATTAAACTTATTGGGAAAAAATAACGAAAAACCCCGGATATTCCGGGGTTTTTTATTCTTCAGCCATAAATTCTTTTTTACCAACACCACATACCGGGCAGGTCCAATCATCGGCTAAATCCTCAAATGCCGTTCCCGGGGAAATGTTTTTGGATGGATCCCCTTCCTGCGGATCATAAACATAGCCACAAACCAGACAGCGATGTTTGGTTTTTTTATTTTCTGAATTTTTCATTTCCATTTCATCTATTTTATCTTGTTGTTTAGCATAATTTGTGAATGTAGGTGCTTTTTCCGGCGAAAGTCCCTTAATTACCTCTCTGTACCAACTATAGGTTAAAGGAAGTGATTCACTATCCAGGATTTTGGCATCCGATACTTTCCCAATAAAGAGAATATGGGATCCTGTATCAATAGTTTGTTCCAGATTACATTCAAGATAGGCTATGACATTTTCCGTGACAATAGGAACTCCGCTTTTACCTTTGATATAGTTGACCTTTGCGAACTTATTTATGTCTTTTCCGGATTGAAAGCCCCATGGGCCAATAAATCCCATTCCTGTTTCCTGTTTAAGAACAGAAATGGAAAATAATCCACTTTCCCTGATATACGCCGTTGTGAGATTTTCTTTATGACTCGCGACTGCAAATCTCGGTGGGTTGGCTGTGACCTGAAAAACAGTATTGGAAATATGTCCGTTATATTTCTGTTCCGCGTTGAGAGAACTTACTATATAAAGACCATAAGTGATTTTAAAAAAGGCACCGGTTTCCATATTTTACAGGATTTGTTTATCCTGTAAATATAAGAACTTCCTCTTTAATGCTAAAGTGAAAAGTTAATTACTGAGCCAGGTAACGATTTTGTCAGTGTAAGGACTTTCCCGGGGTGGTATAACATCCAAGAGGTTCCCGTTTTCATCTATCATGAATTTCTGAAAGTTCCATTTAACTTCGGCATCCATAACCCCATTAAGCTCCTTATTTGTCAGCCAGGAGTATAATGGGTTTATATCCTTGCCTTTCACCGAAATTTTAGCCATCATTGGAAACGTTACCCCATAATTGATCTCACAAAAGGTTTTAATTTCTTCATTGCTGCCAGGTTCCTGTTTTAAAAAATTATTCGCCGGAAAACCTATAATGGTAAATTTGTCCCCTCCGTACTCTTCATATAGCTTCTGCAATTCAGCATATTGAGGCGTAAACCCACATTTTGAAGCCGTGTTGACCACGAGAATTTTCTTGCCTTTAAATTCAGATAAAGCTATTTGCTTTCCGTCTATTGTTTCAACCGTGAAATCGTGAAAATTTTTATTCTCCTGCGCTAATGCTTTCATTAAAGTTGTTGTGGTAATGAATAAAACAAGCAGGTATTTCAGTGTTTTTTTGCCTGTAAGTTTCATCTTTATTATCTTTTGAGTTCCCGTAATAAACAATATGTTGCGATAAATGTTCAGCCCGCCTTTGCGCTGTCACGCTTTGATCCGCAATTCCTCTTATCTTTGCTGCTTTAAATTTCTATTATGTTCAGATTCAGATATCT of Bacteroidota bacterium contains these proteins:
- a CDS encoding YceI family protein, which translates into the protein MKKGIFIIAILVTAAIFGCKGPEGQKVTSGEAAEPGNDKSGASIVYAADTVQSVIEWLGTKPTGEHYGTIFLSSGKLMVEDGSLVGGDFVIDMKSIENEDVQDPEYNQKLVDHLKSADFFEVEMYPVSRFVITGVEKVDAGSVKDSEFRPTHRITGNLSMKDVTRSITFDAVVSMKGDEVIAYTPQFVIDRSEWNIKYGSRKFFDNLKDNFIYDEIGLKIKLIGKK
- a CDS encoding rubredoxin; translated protein: METGAFFKITYGLYIVSSLNAEQKYNGHISNTVFQVTANPPRFAVASHKENLTTAYIRESGLFSISVLKQETGMGFIGPWGFQSGKDINKFAKVNYIKGKSGVPIVTENVIAYLECNLEQTIDTGSHILFIGKVSDAKILDSESLPLTYSWYREVIKGLSPEKAPTFTNYAKQQDKIDEMEMKNSENKKTKHRCLVCGYVYDPQEGDPSKNISPGTAFEDLADDWTCPVCGVGKKEFMAEE
- a CDS encoding glutathione peroxidase, which codes for MKLTGKKTLKYLLVLFITTTTLMKALAQENKNFHDFTVETIDGKQIALSEFKGKKILVVNTASKCGFTPQYAELQKLYEEYGGDKFTIIGFPANNFLKQEPGSNEEIKTFCEINYGVTFPMMAKISVKGKDINPLYSWLTNKELNGVMDAEVKWNFQKFMIDENGNLLDVIPPRESPYTDKIVTWLSN